The following are encoded together in the Flavobacterium sp. TR2 genome:
- a CDS encoding LamG domain-containing protein, whose translation MKRIFLMFLTIISCIVGHSQRKAGYKFDKDLILYLPLNGNLTDESNLQNTCFSLGVQPEKDKNDNINGALSFEDNASISVDNVENFNELASFTLSSWVYLNEYAQHNNIISKVNPGRDFNLQITADGTVDFHTYYNGYIHFLSSYKVRLNRWTHIAFTFDGIFFKIYINGKLDRLAKMVIDPEIAHIKLPVKILWTGRNLTIGNLDANAGENFRGRLDEIRIYKKALTVNDIALLYNEKAKKQGAIYPLEYTDRSSLEPLFKSVIIDDGGIK comes from the coding sequence ATGAAACGAATTTTTTTAATGTTTTTGACTATAATAAGTTGTATAGTAGGGCATTCTCAACGTAAAGCAGGTTATAAATTTGATAAAGATTTAATTTTGTATCTGCCTTTAAATGGAAATTTAACGGATGAAAGTAATTTGCAAAACACTTGTTTTTCTCTTGGAGTTCAGCCAGAAAAAGATAAAAATGATAATATAAACGGTGCTTTATCATTTGAAGATAATGCTTCAATAAGTGTTGATAACGTTGAAAATTTTAATGAATTAGCCTCTTTCACATTAAGCAGCTGGGTTTATCTAAATGAATATGCTCAGCATAATAATATTATTTCTAAAGTAAATCCAGGTCGGGATTTTAATCTGCAGATTACAGCAGACGGGACTGTTGATTTTCACACTTATTATAATGGATACATACATTTTCTTTCCAGTTATAAAGTACGTTTGAATAGATGGACTCATATTGCTTTTACATTTGATGGGATTTTTTTTAAAATATACATCAATGGAAAACTCGATAGATTGGCTAAGATGGTAATTGATCCAGAAATTGCTCATATAAAACTTCCCGTAAAAATTCTTTGGACTGGAAGAAATTTGACAATTGGAAATTTAGATGCTAATGCAGGAGAAAATTTTAGAGGACGACTGGATGAGATAAGAATATATAAAAAAGCACTAACCGTTAATGATATAGCACTTTTGTATAACGAAAAAGCAAAAAAACAAGGAGCGATCTATCCTCTTGAATATACTGACAGAAGTAGTTTAGAGCCACTTTTTAAATCAGTAATCATTGATGATGGAGGAATTAAATAA
- a CDS encoding T9SS type B sorting domain-containing protein gives MLQYDDEIQGNIIQKTTALVDNQIYYASQTLNGCESRRIPIHIKIVHPNKPSTESNQSFCSDQNPIISDLKITGENTKWYDSETAGTLLPKTAILENNKIYYASLTVFGCESERIPVRVNITGKPLAPTGDTNPIFCKTKNATLNNISINGQNLKWYDANTAITALSPNTVLQNGTTYYVSQTIACESEKLPVSVTVLQNDAPIAESPQFFCASQNAILKNIVIMGQNIMWFDSTTGGNILNETTKLNNTIYYASQNLNGCEGPRKAILVKIIEEQTPDADPEQNFCSNQNANISFIKVYGQNIRWYSSLLDETNLSESTLIEDGKTYYASQTIDNCESMRTPVKINIKNAAVDCPDPSNEISFPKFFTPNDDGYNDTWIINSEYLATGSAIRIFDRFGRLITALTANNSWDGTYKGLDMPSSDYWFVATDANGNEFKGHFSLKR, from the coding sequence TTGTTGCAGTACGATGATGAAATTCAAGGCAATATTATTCAAAAAACAACAGCTCTTGTAGATAATCAGATCTATTATGCATCTCAAACCTTAAATGGTTGCGAAAGCAGAAGAATTCCTATTCATATAAAAATTGTTCATCCAAACAAACCTTCAACTGAATCTAATCAGTCTTTCTGTTCAGATCAGAATCCGATTATTTCAGATCTCAAAATTACAGGCGAGAATACAAAATGGTATGACTCAGAAACGGCAGGGACTCTTTTGCCAAAGACAGCAATACTTGAAAACAATAAAATATATTATGCATCTCTAACCGTATTCGGTTGCGAAAGCGAAAGAATTCCTGTTCGCGTAAATATTACAGGTAAGCCTTTAGCTCCAACAGGAGACACTAATCCTATATTTTGCAAAACTAAGAATGCTACCTTAAACAATATAAGCATTAACGGCCAAAATTTAAAGTGGTATGATGCCAATACTGCAATAACTGCACTTTCCCCTAATACTGTTTTACAAAATGGGACAACTTATTATGTATCACAAACGATTGCCTGCGAAAGTGAAAAACTGCCAGTCTCCGTTACTGTCCTTCAAAACGATGCGCCAATAGCTGAAAGCCCTCAGTTTTTTTGTGCTAGCCAAAATGCTATTTTGAAAAATATTGTAATTATGGGGCAAAATATAATGTGGTTTGACTCTACAACAGGTGGAAATATTTTAAATGAAACAACGAAGCTTAATAATACAATATATTATGCAAGTCAAAATTTGAATGGCTGTGAGGGCCCAAGAAAAGCAATACTCGTCAAAATTATAGAAGAGCAAACTCCTGATGCTGATCCTGAGCAAAATTTCTGTTCGAACCAAAATGCAAACATTAGCTTCATTAAAGTTTACGGACAAAACATAAGATGGTACTCTTCCCTATTAGACGAAACAAATCTTTCTGAATCAACGCTAATTGAAGATGGAAAAACATATTATGCTTCCCAGACAATAGATAATTGTGAGAGCATGAGAACTCCAGTAAAAATAAATATAAAAAATGCGGCCGTTGACTGCCCTGATCCCAGTAATGAAATTTCTTTTCCAAAATTTTTCACTCCTAATGATGATGGATATAATGATACATGGATAATCAATTCAGAATATTTAGCAACAGGCTCTGCTATTAGAATTTTTGATCGATTTGGAAGATTAATTACAGCACTAACGGCTAATAATTCTTGGGATGGAACTTATAAAGGACTGGATATGCCGTCCTCTGATTATTGGTTTGTGGCAACAGATGCAAATGGAAATGAATTCAAGGGCCACTTTAGTTTAAAGAGGTAA
- a CDS encoding peptidase domain-containing ABC transporter: protein MASIKIKQHDIKDCGAACLASIGNHYKVNLPIARIRQYAHTDKRGTNVLGIIEAAEKMGFTAKGVKGGLDSLDKIPLPAIAHIFVKQQLQHYVVIYKIEKAKVENQSKITVMDPGLGKMEVYTFEEFQKIWSGVLILFAQNDSFKAYNEKTSPLTRFWHLIQPHKTILIQALFGAIIFTVLGLAMSIYVQKITDYVLVEGNRKLLNLLSVCMIGVILLQGFIGTQKSIFVLKTGQLIDAKLILGYYKHLLHLPQRFFDTMQIGEITSRINDAVKIRSFINEVAIDMIVNVFIVIFSFVLMFTYHWKLALIILMVVPFYGLIYFILNKFNKKVERNIMENAAELQTQLVESVTHVRTVKEFGIEEFSNLKTENKFVKLLFTAYKSGLNSIFSGTSTQFLASLFTVILMWVGSGYVIDRAITPGELFSFYALISYFTSPVASLIGMNKTAQNALIAADRLFEIMDLEREKTENKIEMQRENIGDIKFENVSFRYGSRMEVFKNFNAVFRKNETTAIVGESGSGKTTLISLLQNLYPINEGKIYLGDYDTQFIHYKSLRQLIGVIPQQLNLFSGNIIENIALGDSFPNIQKILDLSKQLGILEFVEKLPNGFETQIGENGAMLSGGQKQRIAIARALYKDPEILLMDEATSALDTGSEMIVKQAIEDFKKKGRTVIVIAHRLSTIANADQILVMKNGAIVESGGHFELLEQKTEYYNLWEKQNLN from the coding sequence ATGGCATCTATAAAAATAAAACAACATGATATTAAAGATTGTGGTGCTGCTTGTTTGGCATCTATTGGAAATCATTACAAGGTTAACCTCCCAATAGCAAGAATTCGTCAATATGCCCATACAGATAAACGAGGCACGAATGTTCTTGGCATTATTGAAGCAGCCGAAAAAATGGGTTTTACCGCCAAAGGAGTTAAAGGTGGGCTAGATTCTCTAGATAAAATACCATTGCCTGCAATTGCACATATTTTTGTAAAACAGCAGCTGCAGCATTATGTGGTAATATATAAGATTGAAAAGGCTAAAGTTGAAAATCAGTCCAAAATTACGGTAATGGATCCAGGTCTAGGTAAAATGGAAGTATATACTTTTGAAGAGTTTCAGAAAATCTGGTCTGGCGTATTAATACTTTTTGCTCAAAATGATAGCTTTAAAGCGTACAATGAAAAAACGTCACCGCTGACGCGCTTTTGGCATTTGATTCAACCTCACAAGACCATTTTAATTCAGGCATTGTTTGGTGCAATTATCTTTACGGTTTTAGGATTGGCAATGTCTATTTATGTCCAGAAGATTACAGATTATGTTTTGGTAGAAGGCAATCGAAAACTTCTTAATTTGCTAAGTGTCTGTATGATTGGTGTGATTTTGCTGCAAGGATTTATCGGCACTCAAAAGAGTATTTTTGTTTTGAAAACTGGGCAGTTGATTGATGCTAAATTAATTCTCGGGTATTATAAGCACTTACTGCATTTGCCTCAGCGCTTTTTTGATACCATGCAGATAGGTGAAATTACATCACGAATAAATGATGCCGTCAAAATCAGATCATTTATTAATGAAGTGGCAATTGATATGATTGTAAATGTTTTCATTGTTATTTTCTCATTTGTATTGATGTTTACCTATCATTGGAAATTAGCTTTAATTATTTTAATGGTAGTGCCTTTTTACGGTTTGATTTATTTCATTCTTAATAAATTCAATAAGAAAGTTGAAAGAAATATAATGGAGAATGCAGCCGAGCTTCAGACTCAATTGGTTGAAAGCGTTACGCATGTGCGAACAGTTAAAGAATTTGGAATAGAAGAATTTTCGAATCTAAAAACTGAAAATAAATTTGTCAAACTCTTGTTTACAGCTTATAAATCAGGATTGAACAGTATTTTTTCAGGAACTTCCACGCAATTTTTAGCTTCTTTATTTACAGTAATTCTTATGTGGGTAGGATCAGGCTATGTGATTGATCGTGCCATTACGCCAGGCGAACTATTCTCATTTTATGCTTTAATAAGCTATTTTACATCACCTGTCGCCTCTTTAATAGGGATGAATAAAACAGCACAAAATGCTCTTATTGCAGCTGATAGGCTTTTTGAAATCATGGATTTGGAACGTGAAAAAACAGAGAATAAAATTGAAATGCAAAGGGAGAATATTGGTGATATAAAGTTTGAAAATGTCAGTTTTAGATATGGTTCCAGAATGGAGGTTTTTAAAAACTTTAACGCTGTATTTAGAAAAAATGAAACGACAGCAATTGTGGGAGAAAGCGGCAGCGGAAAAACAACATTGATTTCACTGTTGCAAAACCTATATCCAATAAATGAAGGGAAAATATACCTTGGTGATTATGACACTCAATTTATACATTATAAAAGTTTGAGGCAGCTTATTGGAGTTATTCCGCAACAGCTGAATTTATTCTCGGGGAATATTATAGAAAATATTGCATTAGGCGATTCTTTTCCTAACATTCAGAAAATATTAGATTTGTCAAAGCAATTAGGAATTCTTGAATTTGTTGAGAAATTGCCTAATGGTTTTGAAACCCAAATTGGTGAGAACGGAGCGATGCTTTCGGGAGGGCAGAAGCAAAGAATTGCGATTGCAAGAGCTTTATATAAAGACCCTGAAATATTATTAATGGACGAAGCCACTTCAGCTTTAGATACAGGTTCTGAAATGATTGTTAAACAAGCGATAGAAGATTTTAAAAAGAAAGGCAGAACCGTAATTGTTATTGCTCATCGTCTAAGTACAATTGCAAATGCAGATCAGATTCTAGTAATGAAAAATGGAGCAATTGTAGAATCTGGCGGCCATTTTGAATTGTTGGAGCAAAAAACAGAATATTATAATTTATGGGAAAAACAGAATTTAAACTAA